The sequence below is a genomic window from Methanobacteriaceae archaeon.
ATTAAAATAAAAAAAAGAGTTAGATGATTACTCATCTAACTTTAACAGTTGATTTTACAGTGTCTTTTACAAATGAAGCGCTAAAGGTATAAGTTTTACCTTTTTTAAGCTTATTAATTACACTCTTTTTAATTACAACTTTTGCAACACCTTTACTGTCAGTTGTTGCTTTGTAGGTTTTGCCTTTGAATTTAAAGACAACATTACCTTTTTGATATTTACCGTTAATTTTAACTGTAGCTTTCAAGGTAAAGGACTTAGCAGTCTTTTTAACAGACACTTTACTTGTTGAAACAACGTGTTTTATAGTAATAGTATTTTTAACTGATTTTCCTTTATAATAAGTTAAAATTGTGTACTTATTTGGAGCTCCAGTAATTTTAACTTTTGCAACACCATTAATATCAGTAGTAACAACAGTCTTTTTTCCGTTAATCAAGAAAGTAACCTTTTCACCAGCACCAACCTTCTTACCATCAGCAGTAACAACTTTAACTGTGAAATATTTACCAGAAGCATAATCAACAGTCATATCAGTATTATCAACTAATTTAGAATCATCTACAACAGTAAATACTTTTATAGGAAAGATTAAAGGAGTACCCGGCACTGCATCCATTGAAGAATACCAGCCAGCTTCCTCACCACCATAGTAAAAGTATGACCAGTTATTAAGATAATGTTGTCTTGAACCAACTAAAAATGGTGCTGAATTTGATTTAATTTCAACAGCAAATTTATCTCCTTTCTTGATTGGAACATATGTATCTAATTTGATAGTGTTAAAACCACCAAATACTGAAGCACCAGTCTGTACATATTTTAATGAATCATTCACATAGACTTTGATAGTATAAGTCACGTTAGACTGATTGAAATAAGTTCCAACAGCACCAATCAAATCATCATCTTCAGCAATGTAAACATTCTTGTATTGATTGAAGATATTTAAATAACCTAAGTTTCCTTGAAGATCATATTGGTAATTCTTATTATACTGCTCAGTATTAGAAATCATATAATCATATGAATTCTTCATAGCAAAACATGTATCATAATATGAAATATAGAAATATCCATCAACACCCGCATTAGTTCCCCAACTGTTTTTAATAATCCATGCACCGTCACCAGGTGGCCTTACATCAAAATTACTTGCTGAATAAGTATCATCCCAACCAACTAAAGTAACACCATGATTAGTAGCGTATAATCCATTATAATATTGTCCACCACTAGTATAGTTTACGAAAGGTTCATCAGCAGCAAAGTAAGTAATAGCAACAGCACCATACTTCATAATTGCTTCTTTTAAAGGATTATTGTCAGTTACGTTTTTACGTCCAGGAATTATTACAACATCATGGAAATGAACATTATCTTCTGTCCAAATAACTGGAGTAACTTTACCAAGTTCATCATAGGTATCATGTTCTGAAGATAAAACTCCAAGCCAGCTTAAAGCATAATTTAATGCCATATCATGTTTTCCACCTTCAGTATGCCCAATCAATCCATATCTTGAGTATTGTAAACAAATTCCCTGAATATTATTTTCAGAAATATCAAATACTATTCCTAAATTCTTCAAGATTGCAGCTTCCATTGCACCAGCTGAACCAAATGACCAGCAAAAACCAGCCTGAGCTTGATCTTTAACAGGAGTAATCCAACCCCAATCACGAGAATCAAATTTAGCCGGCAAAGTATCAACAACAATAGAATTATTAATTAAAGTTATTTTAGCACCTGGTAAATCAACAATAGTATTATAATCAGTGTTTTTTAAACTGACAGAACCTTCACCACTGAAAGTATTATTGATTAATACAGCATCATTTAAATCAAATACTGAGAAGATATCATCAAATTTACCATCAAAATTAATATTATCTTTAAAAGTAGAATTCACAACAGCAAATTCTGAATCATAGAAATATAAAACACCTGTGTCATATCCAATATTATCAATAATTTTAGTATTATTTACAACAGCAGATGAATGATCACAGTATAACACTGCACCATAACAGTCATTATTTTCTAATGGGACAGTTTTAGTAAATGTGGAATTGAAAATAGTTAAATTACACCATGAAACATAAACTGCTCCACCATCAAACACAGCACCATTTTCAACAAATGTGGAATTTTCAATATCAACACTACTGCTTAATGCTAATATAGCACCACCAAATCCTGAAGTACAATTAGTAAAACTGGAATTTAAAATGTATGATTCTTTAACTTTATCTATAAATATTGCTCCACCATTTTTAGTAGAAGTTACATTAACAAAAGTACAACCATCAACTTCAAAATAATCCATTTCTTTTGCTGCAATTGCACCTGCACTAAGAAGAGTGTTCAAATTAGTAAATGTAGTGTTAGTAATCTTTACTTTACTTGGTCATTTAATAGCAGCACAATATTTGGAAGTTGTATTTGCAAATACAGAGTTTCTTACAATAAGAGCAGAATTTCCATTATCATAAATAAAACCCCATACTAAATCCTTAGAGCTAGTAAAAGTAGCATTATCAAAAGTTCCTGCGGACCTGTACAATTTGATAACACCATTTTTAGTAGAAGTTACATCTTTAAATACGTCATTATTACTTAAATATTTAGTACCAAATGCAGAAATTACCCCATTATTTGCAACACTATTCTTAAATACAACATTATTAGTAGTAACATTACTGTTCACCATGAGTAATGCACTACCTTCAGTGATATTTGCATTAATAAAAGTAAGATCATTAATTACAAGCTGAGAAGCATTAATCAAAAATATTCTTGCCTGATTACTTGCATCAATAGTATGCCCATTACCATTGATAACTAACGAAGTTGTATTTATTAGAATACCATTCTTATTATCAGTTGCATTATCAAATTTTATAATCACTAGTCACTTCAAAAACATCTACAGCACCTGAAATATCATTTTTCAAGTCAGTAAATGTCTTAAGTGACTCACCTAATACATCATTATTTGAATCTGCCAAAATTTGATTATAATCATCTGCCAAAACATCAAAAGCATTTTCTTGAGCACAAACAACTCCTGAAGAGACAATTAAAATAAAAAGGACAGCCAAAACTTTTAAAAATTTCCTTAAGACTATAATATATAAAATTATTAAAAAAAGCATATATAAATGTTAATATTTAATTTTATGGTAAAACATAATAAATGTGAAATAAAAAAACCTTGAAGAATATTCAAAATTATAATAAAAAATTAATGTAATAGGATTTTGCCAGTATACTAACTCTCTTGAATCATCGCTAGAATACCCTTCGCTCCTCGAGTAACCCTCGAAACTGGCAGCCTATCCAATGCTGGGTTTCTTCTAATCATAGACAGTATCAACTTCCCTCATAAAAGGACCGAAGGCATTGGTCAATAATGATACGACAATAATATTTATGTAAAAAACAATATTTAACTATTTCTTAAAACAAAGATTAAAAGTTAAAAACTAAACAAAATATAACGAAAATATTAAATAAATGAAAAAAATCTATAATAAAAATGAAATGTATGAATATAATGAGCTTGCAGCGAAATGAAATTCCCATAGAAAACCATAGTACACAAACAAAACACAAAAGGACTTCACTACTGGGATCGAAACGAGACCAGGTATAACCCCCATGCTATGACCGCAATACTCATTATAGTATGAAAATAATAAGCATTAAGTAAAATTTGTATATATAAAAGGCTTGCAGCGAAATGAAATTCCCATAGAAAACCATAGTACACAAACAAAACACAAAAGGACTTCACTACTGGGATCGAAACGAGACCAGGTATAACCCCCATGCTATGACCGCAATACCTAATAATATACAAATATATGAAAATAATTAAGTAAATATATCAGCGCAACTTTCACCCTTACTGTTAACACCTAACCAAATTATATCAAACCCACAACATTAAAGAATTGGATATAATTTACTAACTTTAAAATAATGCAAGCGAACAATTGGAAGCAGCGGACTCAACAACTCGGAAAAAAAAACCTCGAAGCTTACATCCCTACCCCATCAAACAAGTCTTCTACTCGCGTCCTAAGCAATCTATTTTCAGGGGATACCTCAGGCTTAGATGCTTTCAGCCTTTATCACCTAGCGCGTAGCTGCCCGGCAATGCCT
It includes:
- a CDS encoding C1 family peptidase gives rise to the protein MNTLLSAGAIAAKEMDYFEVDGCTFVNVTSTKNGGAIFIDKVKESYILNSSFTNCTSGFGGAILALSSSVDIENSTFVENGAVFDGGAVYVSWCNLTIFNSTFTKTVPLENNDCYGAVLYCDHSSAVVNNTKIIDNIGYDTGVLYFYDSEFAVVNSTFKDNINFDGKFDDIFSVFDLNDAVLINNTFSGEGSVSLKNTDYNTIVDLPGAKITLINNSIVVDTLPAKFDSRDWGWITPVKDQAQAGFCWSFGSAGAMEAAILKNLGIVFDISENNIQGICLQYSRYGLIGHTEGGKHDMALNYALSWLGVLSSEHDTYDELGKVTPVIWTEDNVHFHDVVIIPGRKNVTDNNPLKEAIMKYGAVAITYFAADEPFVNYTSGGQYYNGLYATNHGVTLVGWDDTYSASNFDVRPPGDGAWIIKNSWGTNAGVDGYFYISYYDTCFAMKNSYDYMISNTEQYNKNYQYDLQGNLGYLNIFNQYKNVYIAEDDDLIGAVGTYFNQSNVTYTIKVYVNDSLKYVQTGASVFGGFNTIKLDTYVPIKKGDKFAVEIKSNSAPFLVGSRQHYLNNWSYFYYGGEEAGWYSSMDAVPGTPLIFPIKVFTVVDDSKLVDNTDMTVDYASGKYFTVKVVTADGKKVGAGEKVTFLINGKKTVVTTDINGVAKVKITGAPNKYTILTYYKGKSVKNTITIKHVVSTSKVSVKKTAKSFTLKATVKINGKYQKGNVVFKFKGKTYKATTDSKGVAKVVIKKSVINKLKKGKTYTFSASFVKDTVKSTVKVR